A single window of Carassius auratus strain Wakin chromosome 9, ASM336829v1, whole genome shotgun sequence DNA harbors:
- the LOC113108940 gene encoding interferon-inducible double-stranded RNA-dependent protein kinase activator A homolog: MADFQVTMAHQRCQEKTPVQILHEYGIKMGSAPVYELIQADGGMHQPTFMFTVTIADFTCNGRGSTKKAAKHEAAEAALKLLKRDTQLNDQRDGVSPEADDTSNPVGVLQELAMQRVWGLPEYVVCMESGPDHMKEFTVTCRLEGLEESGSGSSKKLARRSAAESMLGKLQSLSGSTEITWSPPSRMYVESLRHSTGEKISLLRRTALSTPSSEYIQMLLEISLELGFQVTYIDIDELTVNGQYQCLVELSTRPVTVCHGTGMTSSNAHNTAAHNALQYIKMVASKH; this comes from the exons ATGGCCGATTTTCA AGTCACAATGGCTCATCAACGCTGTCAGGAGAAAACACCTGTCCAGATCCTGCATGAATATGGCATTAAAATGGGCAGTGCTCCTGTGTACGAGCTCATCCAGGCTGATGGAGGCATGCACCAGCCCACCTTCATGTTCACTGTCACTATAGCAGACTTCACATGCAATG GTCGAGGATCCACTAAAAAGGCTGCTAAACATGAAGCTGCAGAAGCCGCTTTGAAGTTATTGAAGCGAGACACCCAGCTAAA TGATCAGAGAGATGGTGTTTCTCCTGAAGCCGATGACACATCCAATCCTGTAGGAGTACTGCAG GAGCTGGCCATGCAGAGAGTGTGGGGTCTGCCGGAGTATGTGGTGTGTATGGAGTCAGGGCCGGATCACATGAAGGAGTTCACCGTTACCTGTCGTCTGGAAGGACTGGAGGAGTCAG GCTCTGGCAGCTCCAAAAAGTTGGCCAGACGGTCCGCAGCCGAAAGCATGCTGGGGAAACTGCAGAGTCTGTCCGGATCTACTGAGATCACATGG AGCCCGCCGTCTCGCATGTATGTGGAAAGCTTACGGCATTCCACGGGGGAGAAGATTTCCCTCCTGAGGAGGACGGCGCTCAGCACCCCGAGCTCAGAATACATTCAGATGCTGCTGGAGATCTCACTGGAGCTGGGCTTCCAGGTCACATACATAGACATCG atgagCTGACAGTAAACGGTCAGTACCAGTGTTTAGTCGAACTGTCCACCCGGCCGGTGACGGTGTGCCACGGGACAGGGATGACCAGCAGTAACGCCCACAACACCGCAGCACACAACGCCCTGCAGTACATCAAGATGGTCGCTAGTAAACACTGA